The Phyllobacterium zundukense DNA segment ATCGGCATGAACGTTGAGAATTGCGGACCCTTGCCAACCCCAGCACTCGCATTGCGAGCCATGAGCCTCAAGGTTCCCGCCATCATGGTGACCGGCAGTCACATTCCGGCAGACCGAAATGGCCTGAAATTCTATCGTCCTGACGGTGAGATCGATAAAGCCGACGAAGCCGGCATTCTCGCCGTGCTTGAACTTGATGCTGGTGCATCGCCTTCCTCGATGGAACCGGCGGCAATTGTGCCGGACGCATTGACGGGCTATGCGCAACGGTGCATTGCGCTCCTCGGACCACAAGCCCTCGCTGGAAAACGCATTGGCGTCTACCAGCACAGTTCGGTTTCCCGCGACCTCATTGTCTCCATCCTGCAGGAGCTAGGAGCCGATGCCGTGGCGCTGGGCCGTTCAGATGTTTTCGTCCCCGTGGATACGGAAGCGCTGCGCCCTGAAGATGTCGCGTTCGCCGATGCTGCGGCCAAGAAATACAAACTCGATGCATTGGTGTCGACCGATGGCGATGCGGATCGGCCTCTCGTCGCCGATGAACATGGCGTCTTTCTGCGCGGCGACAGTGTCGGGCTCTTGACGGCGCGCTTTCTGAACGCGGATGCGGTCGTTACGCCCGTGACCTCCAATACGGCCATCGAGCTCAGCGGCCTGTTTGCAAAGGTCTATCGCACGCGCGTTGGATCTCCCTATGTCATCGAGGGCATGGAACAGGCCATCAGGGACGGCTATAGCCGGGTTGTGGGTTTCGAAGCCAATGGCGGCGTCCTGCTCGGTTCATCCGTCACCACGGATGGTGGACAATTGGATGCGTTACCAACACGCGATGCCATGCTGCCGATCCTCAGTGTTCTCGGCATGGCTGCTAAGGACGGCGTTGCGCTATCGAAACTTCTGGATGGACTGCCATCGCGTTTCACGCGAAGTGGCCGCATCGAACATGTTCCCGCAGAAAAAAGTGGCCCGCTGCTGCTAAGCCTGCTCGACAATGACCAGCGGGATCGTTTCTTTGCCCAAGTGGGTACAATCCGGGAAAATGACGCCATCGACGGTGTCAGGGTAGTTTTGTCGACCGGTGACGTGATCCACTATCGGGCCTCCGGCAATGCGCCGGAACTGCGCTGTTATGCCGAAGCTTCGACCGACGAGCGCGCTGAGCAGTTGCTGAAATGGGGACTGGGGCATGCAGAAAGTGAATTGGCCGCGCGGGGCTAGCGCCGATCACA contains these protein-coding regions:
- a CDS encoding phosphomannomutase; this encodes MSSLKFGTSGLRGLVTELPDAVCSAYTLAFLKHMQSAHLVPADGVLLVGYDLRSSSPQIAAACISAAQEIGMNVENCGPLPTPALALRAMSLKVPAIMVTGSHIPADRNGLKFYRPDGEIDKADEAGILAVLELDAGASPSSMEPAAIVPDALTGYAQRCIALLGPQALAGKRIGVYQHSSVSRDLIVSILQELGADAVALGRSDVFVPVDTEALRPEDVAFADAAAKKYKLDALVSTDGDADRPLVADEHGVFLRGDSVGLLTARFLNADAVVTPVTSNTAIELSGLFAKVYRTRVGSPYVIEGMEQAIRDGYSRVVGFEANGGVLLGSSVTTDGGQLDALPTRDAMLPILSVLGMAAKDGVALSKLLDGLPSRFTRSGRIEHVPAEKSGPLLLSLLDNDQRDRFFAQVGTIRENDAIDGVRVVLSTGDVIHYRASGNAPELRCYAEASTDERAEQLLKWGLGHAESELAARG